The following proteins are co-located in the Marinibacterium anthonyi genome:
- the cynR_4 gene encoding Cyn operon transcriptional activator, translating to MLDKLEMFIAVAREEHFGRAAVSLGITQPTLSAGIKQLEDQLGVQLVIRGSRYGGLTPEGQSALTWARKIVGDARQLREEMRFTRHDLTGKLRIAVIPTALTWAAKLSAAFSRKHPNVQLTVLSRTSAEALSMIENFTVDAGISYLDNEPMGKVSTEPLYREHYMLICHEDAPMAGRSLVGWEELEGQRLCLLTPDMQNRRIINQNCYAVGISPEATIESNSTVVLIANVEEGDWMTVLPADMARFLCAGKPLKIIPIGSADTSRTVGLVAPFREPHPPVLKALLSEARKISELER from the coding sequence ATGCTCGACAAACTTGAGATGTTCATCGCCGTCGCGCGGGAAGAACACTTTGGCCGCGCCGCCGTGTCCCTGGGGATCACCCAGCCGACCCTGTCGGCGGGGATAAAACAGCTTGAGGACCAGCTGGGCGTGCAACTGGTGATCCGGGGGTCGCGTTATGGCGGTCTGACCCCCGAAGGACAAAGCGCGCTGACCTGGGCGCGCAAGATCGTCGGCGATGCGCGCCAGCTGCGCGAAGAGATGCGGTTCACCCGTCACGACCTGACCGGCAAGCTGCGGATCGCGGTGATCCCGACGGCGCTGACATGGGCCGCGAAACTGTCCGCCGCGTTCAGCCGCAAACACCCGAACGTGCAGCTGACGGTGCTGTCGCGCACCTCGGCCGAGGCGCTGTCGATGATCGAGAATTTCACTGTGGACGCGGGCATTTCCTATCTCGACAACGAACCCATGGGCAAGGTCAGCACCGAACCGCTGTACCGCGAGCACTACATGCTGATCTGCCACGAAGACGCCCCCATGGCGGGCCGGTCGCTGGTCGGCTGGGAAGAGCTGGAGGGCCAGCGCCTGTGCCTGCTGACCCCCGACATGCAGAACCGGCGGATCATCAACCAGAACTGCTATGCGGTCGGCATTTCGCCCGAGGCGACGATCGAATCGAACTCGACCGTGGTCCTGATCGCCAATGTCGAAGAAGGCGACTGGATGACGGTGCTGCCGGCGGACATGGCCCGGTTCCTCTGTGCCGGCAAGCCGCTGAAGATCATTCCCATCGGGTCGGCCGACACGTCGCGCACCGTCGGGCTGGTCGCGCCCTTCCGCGAACCCCATCCCCCTGTTCTGAAAGCGCTTTTGTCCGAAGCCCGTAAGATATCCGAGCTGGAGCGATAG